The proteins below are encoded in one region of Centropristis striata isolate RG_2023a ecotype Rhode Island chromosome 12, C.striata_1.0, whole genome shotgun sequence:
- the cabp2b gene encoding calcium-binding protein 2 produces MFMIIRETQAGGGGAGAMSAPSERSAKQVPPRPSQVQAAIKKKVEKQKKRTNGPSGGAGDIQTATPQPPRHQKSIQFPQTTVAAAEDSQSLEDELEEMMEGPTGRDREKEEGEPVDLLPIVDSVFGQDRELRPEELDELREAFVEFDRNKKGYISHKDLGECMRTMGYMPTEMELIELSQQICGGKVDFEDFVELMGPKMLAETADMIGVKELRDAFKEFDSNGDGQISLTELREAMKKLMGEQVTNREINEILRDVDLNGDGLVDFEEFVRMMSR; encoded by the exons ATGTTCATGATCATTCGAGAGACGCAGGCTGGAGGAGGCGGTGCTGGAGCGATGAGCGCACCATCAGAGAGGAGCGCAAAACAGGTGC CTCCTCGACCCTCTCAGGTTCAGGCCGCCATCAAGAAGAAGGTGGAGAAGCAGAAAAAGCGAACCAACGGGCCGAGCGGAGGAGCTGGAGACATTCAGACTGCTACACCTCAGCCTCCTCGCCACCAAAAATCCATTCAGTTCCCCCAGACGACGGTGGCGGCCGCCGAGGACAGCCAGTCGCTGGAGGACGAGCTGGAGGAGATGATGGAGGGACCAACCGGGAGAGacagggagaaggaggagggggagccTGTTGACCTGCTGCCCATCGTGGACTCTGTGTTTGGACAG GACAGAGAGCTGAGACCGGAGGAGCTTGACG AGCTCCGCGAGGCATTTGTGGAGTTTGACAGGAACAAAAAAGGCTACATCAGTCACAAAGACCTGGGCGAGTGTATGAGGACCATGGGATACATGCCGACAGAGATGGAGCTCATCGAACTGAGCCAGCAGATCT GTGGAGGTAAAGTGGACTTTGAGGACTTTGTGGAGCTGATGGGACCAAAGATGCTGGCAGAGACGGCAGACATGATTGGAGTCAAAGAACTACGAGATGCATTCAAAGAG ttCGATTCTAATGGCGACGGTCAGATCAGTTTAACGGAGCTCCGTGAAGCCATGAAGAAGCTTATGGGAGaacaagtgaccaacagagagatCAACGAGATCCTCCGAGATGTCGACCTCAACGGGGACGGTCTGGTGGACTTTGAGG AGTTTGTTCGAATGATGTCCCGCTGA
- the crybb1l1 gene encoding beta-crystallin B1, whose amino-acid sequence MSSGDKSKTSSQTDGKAAQSKKSEMGMMAYKMYVFDQENFQGRMIEISNECMNVCEMGMDRVRSLRVECGPFVGFEQMNFCGEMYILEKGEYPRWDSWSNCQKNDYLLSFRPVRMDPEKHKICLYEVGEFKGRKMEIMDDDVPSLFSYGFTDRVGSIIVSCGTWVGYQFPGYRGSQYLLEKGDFRHFNEYGARHPQFQSVRRIRDMQWHQQGCYTMASK is encoded by the exons ATGTCCAGTGGAGATAAGTCCAAGACCTCTTCCCAGACCGACGGTAAGGCCGCTCAGAGCAAGAAGTCTGAGATGGGAATGATGGCCTACAAG ATGTACGTGTTCGACCAGGAGAACTTCCAGGGTCGCATGATCGAGATCAGCAACgagtgcatgaatgtgtgtgagatgGGCATGGACCGCGTCCGCTCCCTGCGCGTTGAGTGCGGACC CTTCGTGGGCTTTGAGCAGATGAACTTCTGCGGTGAGATGTACATCCTGGAGAAGGGAGAGTATCCTCGCTGGGACTCCTGGAGCAACTGCCAGAAGAACGATTACCTGCTGTCCTTCAGGCCCGTCAGAatg GATCCCGAGAAGCACAAGATCTGCCTGTACGAGGTCGGAGAGTTCAAGGGCCGCAAGATGGAGATCATGGACGATGACGTTCCTAGCCTGTTCTCCTACGGCTTCACCGACAGAGTGGGCAGCATCATTGTCAGCTGTGGAAC CTGGGTGGGATACCAGTTCCCTGGATACCGTGGTAGCCAGTACCTGCTGGAGAAGGGCGACTTCAGGCACTTCAACGAGTATGGCGCCCGCCACCCTCAGTTCCAGTCTGTGAGGCGTATCCGTGACATGCAGTGGCACCAACAGGGCTGCTACACCATGGCCAGCAAGTGA
- the cryba1l1 gene encoding crystallin, beta A1, like 1, translated as MYRTTRSPMMQPLVNSGMGMAPFFKVTVFEQEHFQGKCLEFTSECCNIQDCGLDNIRSIRVESGAWVGFEHHDFQGQQFILERGEYPHWDAYSGSLSYHVERLMSLRPIYCASHQSSRMVIFERENFMGRSVEICDDYPSLQAMGWMMPEVGSMHVQCGAFVCYQHPGYRGQQYIMECERHSGDYQHWRNWGSHCQTPQIQSIRRIQH; from the exons ATGTACAGAACTACAAGGTCCCCAATGATGCAGCCGCTGGTCAACTCAGGAATGGGCATGGCTCCTTTCTTTAAG gtGACTGTGTTCGAGCAGGAGCATTTCCAGGGCAAGTGTCTGGAGTTCACCTCCGAGTGCTGCAACATCCAGGACTGTGGACTGGACAACATCCGCTCCATCAGGGTGGAGAGCGGAGC CTGGGTGGGTTTTGAGCACCATGACTTCCAGGGCCAGCAGTTCATCCTGGAGAGAGGAGAGTACCCCCACTGGGACGCTTACAGCGGCTCCCTCTCCTACCACGTGGAGCGTCTCATGTCTCTGCGCCCCATCTACTGCGCC TCCCACCAGAGCAGCCGCATGGTCATCTTTGAGAGGGAGAACTTCATGGGCCGCAGCGTGGAGATCTGTGACGACTACCCCTCTCTGCAGGCCATGGGCTGGATGATGCCTGAAGTTGGCTCCATGCACGTGCAGTGTGGCGC ctttgTGTGCTACCAGCACCCTGGCTACAGGGGCCAGCAGTACATCATGGAGTGTGAGAGACACAGTGGAGACTACCAGCACTGGAGGAACTGGGGCTCCCACTGTCAGACCCCTCAGATCCAGTCCATCAGGCGCATCCAGCACTGA
- the LOC131981319 gene encoding uncharacterized protein LOC131981319: MQTVDVQDVGVSKLQMLFLQRWGLRSSRTGQGGGAAGRKLYLKTREALTPAKGRRRRGRGKLWDFSEGRDLPLQGGARSTTQQFNLNSVPVGRPEAKPPSLASLSSPHMRFYTVQTSSPFTSSFQPSPATSYVSSAASLLHSTPLPPPPPPPAPPPHEEQPEHIDRLLEEVMMGLDILPNNNNNGAPLPASSSTGAYASCSTLTQNKQQGSTTGPGSDGSTQVVSVARGGGSLAPANSEVPVLQQQGEGELNEMLNQFLQSFERHIENCTDRDEGTAKTPHTPHLQNTHTQSDEAQTPQRRTYKTVSAAPPKPAEKVKAPARRRRRKNEYLFSLERKKKRVRVRKPVSSSDAKTKIVDDGVDKQLKQIPVVKLERRGLLPARVALQECSCLEVKKPSKATSTSSSVTRECSSEKPQTVSWITKTYPIRSRFRQAQIMDSMPFLEEPLLHKGPPKANLLSRRTKKNAKLLSLSNDLVSSTPAIQPQPVEPCDTDEQLERNQERHEDLTVQPQEETEGPTRRGEKRRAESEEETSDDATVAKRVCFEQTAQPTSETLGSESAPATRNLKDISSGGHYLQREREEEPAWRGFKLRETEESLMDEHPESCDEEMIDVGGPTPPLCSVSPSSHSVNDVILGSTGSCEEDKDEDIDVIGSSSPAPDPVIINWTQSSEGEEEEEDEDIDVIGEKTDNVSLLVFAAVSRGELVDRKYQTQMFQR, encoded by the exons ATGCAGACGGTTGATGTGCAGGATGTCGGGGTGAGCAAGCTGCAGATGTTGTTCCTGCAGAGGTGGGGGCTGAGGTCGTCTAGGACGGGTCAGGGCGGAGGAGCTGCAGGCAGGAAGTTGTACCTCAAGACCAGAGAAGCTCTGACGCCCGCCAAGGGTCGGCGGAGAAGAGGGCGTGGCAAATTGTGGGACTTCAGTGAGGGTAGAGACCTGCCGCTGCAGGGTGGAGCAAGGAGTACAACACAACAGTTTAACCTG AACAGTGTTCCTGTTGGCAGGCCGGAAGCCAAACCACCATCATTAGCTTCCTTGTCTTCCCCTCACATGCGATTCTACACCGTTCAAACCTCCTctcccttcacctcctccttccAGCCGTCACCTGCAACCTCCTACGTGTCTTCAGCAGCATCCCTCCTCCACAGcacccctcttcctcctccacccccccctcctgctcctccacctCATGAGGAGCAGCCTGAACACATTGATCGTCTGCTGGAGGAAGTGATGATGGGCCTTGACATTttaccaaacaacaacaacaatggtgCTCCTCttccagccagcagcagcactggTGCCTATGCCTCCTGCAGCACTTtgacccaaaataaacaacaaggCAGCACCACCGGTCCAGGTTCTGATGGGTCGACCCAGGTTGTTTCTGTAGCAAGAGGAGGGGGCAGCCTCGCCCCTGCTAACAGTGAGGTTCccgtcctgcagcagcagggggAGGGAGAGCTGAATGAGATGCTGAACCAGTTCCTCCAGTCGTTTGAGCGGCACATTGAGAACTGTACCGACCGGGATGAGGGGACCGCCAAAACCCCCCACACTCCTCATCTACAGAATACACACACGCAGAGTGATGAAGCTCAAACCCCACAGAGACGAACATACAAGACTGTCAGTGCTGCTCCCCCCAAACCTGCAGAGAAAGTCAAAGCACCAGCCAGACGGCGGAGAAGAAAGAATGAGTATCTGTTCTCcctggagagaaagaaaaagagggtgAGGGTGAGGAAGCCGGTGTCATCGAGTGACGCGAAGACCAAAATTGTTGATGACGGAGTGGACAAGCAGCTAAAGCAGATTCCTGTGGTGAAACTGGAGAGGAGAGGCCTGCTGCCAGCCAGAGTCGCACTGCAGGAGTGCAGCTGTCTGGAAGTCAAG aAACCCTCAAAAGCAACATCCACTTCATCATCAGTGACACGTGAATGCTCCTCTGAAAAGCCTCAGACAGTCTCATGGATAACAAAGACGTACCCAATCAGGAGCAGGTTTAGACAAGCACAAATCATG gacAGTATGCCCTTTCTTGAGGAGCCACTCCTACACAAGGGGCCACCCAAAGCAAACCTACTAAGCCGCAGGACCAAGAAAAACGCAAAGCTTCTCAGTTTATCTAATGATTTAGTGAGTTCAACACCAGCAATTCAGCCGCAGCCTGTGGAGCCCTGCGACACGGACGAACAACTAGAGAGAAATCAAGAGAGACATGAAGACCTGACTGTTCAGCCACAGGAAGAGACAGAGGGACCTACAAGGaggggagagaagaggagagcagAGTCAGAGGAGGAGACAAGTGATGACGCCACTGTGGCCAAGAGGGTTTGTTTTGAGCAAACGGCACAGCCGACCTCTGAAACACTGGGCTCCGAATCTGCACCAGCAACCAGAAACTTAAAAGACATCTCCAGTGGAGGACATTATTTACAAAGAGAACGAGAGGAAGAACCAGCGTGGAGAGGTTTCAAACTCAGAGAGACTGAGGAAAGTTTGATGGATGAACACCCGGAGAGCTGCGATGAGGAGATGATTGACGTGGGCGGCCCGACTCCTCCACTCTGCTCTGTTTCACCTTCTTCACATTCTGTAAACGATGTCATTCTGGGGTCGACGGGAAGCTGTGAAGAGGACAAAGACGAGGACATAGACGTGATTGGCAGCTCCAGTCCTGCTCCCGATCCAGTGATCATTAACTGGACACAGTCTtcagaaggagaggaagaggaagaagacgaGGACATCGATGTCATCGGAGAAAAGACAGACAACGTTTCATTGTTGGTCTTTGCTGCTGTGAGTAGAGGTGAGCTTGTTGACAGAAAATATCAGACCCAGATGTTCCAACGTTAG
- the LOC131981441 gene encoding uncharacterized protein LOC131981441 — protein sequence MEMWCYQKPGFEALLLAELQRQQQRSQFCDTLLNTEGISVPAHSCILSAISPNISSTLSTTPPPPAGQSRLLEFRALGACTLLNMVRLLYCGEMAGEGEKEKQEAISAAAKLGIHGLVEVTKRDHKSRNREGEGRHVDVGVQTEPLMPEEHEGRRGRWRREVRDGSTFLWKEMLSDGGKDTWTQTEEVQVNTAPPSHTAASYDTIDMAAFQSLGQTDSHLLTSQIPYIPVSLIYPPDNQTPQPSSAVIDAMQGSIHAAGHTSVLSLSTPCASDSQSWWAGPQGAARSVTAAEECEDERLEQFQDNIPGYISYFLNPEKEEGRGEAARVREEPGDPEGDQQGGEDEG from the exons ATGGAGATGTGGTGCTACCAAAAGCCGGGGTTTGAAGCCCTCCTCCTCGCTGAGCTGCAGAGACAGCAGCAGCGCAGCCAGTTCTGTGACACTCTGCTCAACACAGAag GTATATCAGTGCCAGCACACAGTTGTATCCTCTCAGCCATCAGCCCCAACATCTCCTCCACTCTGTCCACCACGCCGCCGCCCCCTGCAGGACAGAGCCGTCTCTTGGAGTTTCGGGCCCTGGGCGCCTGCACGCTGCTCAACATGGTCCGACTGCTGTACTGTGGGGAGATGGCAGGGGAGGGGgagaaggagaagcaggaggCTATTTCTGCTGCAGCCAAGCTGGGCATCCACGGGCTGGTGGAGGTTACAAAACGAGACCATAAGAGCAGAAACAGGGAAGGAGAAGGCCGGCATGTGGATGTAGGAGTGCAGACGGAGCCGCTGATGCCTGAGGAGCATGAAGGGAGACGGGGCAGGTGGAGGAGAGAAGTGAGGGATGGGAGCACCTTTCTGTGGAAAGAGATGCTGTCAGATGGGGGAAAAGACACATGGACTCAGACAGAGGAGGTGCAAGTAAACACGGCGCCCCCTTCTCACACAGCGGCCTCCTATGACACCATTGATATGGCTGCTTTCCAGAGTTTAGGACAGACAGACTCTCATCTTCTTACCTCTCAAATTCCCTACATCCCCGTATCCCTTATCTATCCACCAGACAACCAAACACCCCAACCCTCCTCTGCTGTCATTGACGCAATGCAAGGATCCATCCATGCAGCTGGACACACATCTGTCCTTTCCCTCTCAACCCCGTGTGCTTCTGACTCTCAGAGCTGGTGGGCTGGTCCTCAGGGAGCAGCCAGAAGTGTCACAGCAGCTGAAGAGTGTGAGGATGAGCGGTTAGAGCAGTTTCAGGACAACATCCCAGGATACATCAGCTACTTCCTAAAcccagagaaggaggagggacgAG GAGAGGCGGCACGGGTGAGAGAAGAGCCAGGAGACCCCGAGGGAGACCAGCAGGGAGGGGAAGACGAGGGTTAA